The following are encoded in a window of Providencia rettgeri genomic DNA:
- a CDS encoding YbaB/EbfC family nucleoid-associated protein, whose product MFGKGGLGNLMKQAQQMQDKMQKIQEEIANLEATGESGAGLVKVTINGSHNCRRVEIDPSLLEDDKEMLEDLIAAAFNDAARRIEETQKEKMASVSSGMQLPPGFKMPF is encoded by the coding sequence ATGTTTGGTAAAGGTGGATTGGGTAACCTGATGAAACAGGCCCAGCAAATGCAAGACAAAATGCAAAAAATTCAGGAAGAAATCGCCAACTTAGAAGCGACGGGTGAATCAGGCGCGGGTTTGGTCAAAGTCACTATTAATGGTTCACACAACTGCCGTCGCGTGGAAATTGATCCTAGCCTGCTCGAAGATGACAAAGAAATGCTGGAAGATTTAATCGCTGCGGCATTTAACGATGCAGCACGCCGCATTGAAGAAACACAGAAAGAAAAAATGGCGAGTGTTTCCAGCGGCATGCAATTACCGCCAGGCTTTAAGATGCCATTCTAA
- the recR gene encoding recombination mediator RecR, giving the protein MQTSPLLESLMEALRCLPGVGPKSAQRMAFQLLQRDRSGGMRLAQSLTRAMSEIGHCRDCRTFTEQEVCNICNNPRRQQNGLICVVESPADIYAIEQTGQFSGRYFVLMGHLSPLDGIGPMDIGLDRLEERLATETIVEVILATNPTVEGEATANYIGQMCAQYGVAASRIAHGVPVGGELELVDSTTLSHSLSGRLKL; this is encoded by the coding sequence ATGCAAACCAGTCCGCTTCTTGAATCATTAATGGAAGCGCTGCGCTGCCTGCCTGGTGTCGGGCCAAAGTCAGCGCAGCGCATGGCTTTCCAGCTATTACAGCGTGACCGCAGTGGGGGGATGCGCTTAGCGCAGTCGCTCACACGCGCTATGTCTGAAATTGGTCATTGTCGTGATTGCCGAACATTTACCGAACAGGAAGTGTGCAATATTTGCAATAATCCTCGTCGCCAACAAAATGGGTTGATCTGTGTGGTGGAAAGCCCCGCGGATATCTATGCCATTGAGCAAACAGGCCAATTTTCAGGGCGCTATTTTGTGCTTATGGGGCACTTATCGCCACTGGATGGGATCGGCCCGATGGACATAGGCTTGGATAGGCTAGAAGAGCGTTTGGCAACGGAAACGATTGTTGAAGTGATTTTAGCCACCAACCCGACGGTGGAAGGTGAAGCGACGGCGAATTATATTGGGCAAATGTGCGCGCAATATGGGGTAGCTGCGAGTCGTATCGCGCATGGTGTGCCTGTCGGTGGGGAGTTGGAGTTAGTCGATAGTACGACGTTGTCTCATTCGCTCTCCGGCCGCCTTAAACTTTGA
- the htpG gene encoding molecular chaperone HtpG — translation MSMKGQETRGFQSEVKQLLQLMIHSLYSNKEIFLRELISNASDAADKLRFRALSKPELYENDGELRVRISADKDKGTLTISDNGIGMSRDEVIDNLGTIAKSGTKAFLETLGSDQVKDSQMIGQFGVGFYSAFIVADKVTVRSRAAGAPENEGVFWESAGEGEYTIADIEKAERGTEITLHLRDDEKEFLDNWRLRSVISKYSDHIALPVEIENKNEEDGTVTWEKINQAKALWTRSKSEISDEEYVEFYKHISHDYADPLTWTHNRVEGKQEYTSLLYVPSKAPFDLWNRDQQHGLKLYVQRVFIMDDAEQFMPNYLRFVRGVLDSNDLPLNVSREILQDSALTRSLRSALTKRVLQMLEKLAKSDAEKYQTFWQQFGLVMKEGPAEDMANSETIAKLLRFATTHTDSNLQNVSLEEYVSRMVEGQDKIYYITADSYAAAKGSPHLELFRKKGIEVLLLSDRIDEWMMNYLSEFDGKQFQSVSKADESLDKLADENKAEQEEADKQLEPFVERVKTFLGERVKEVKLTHRLTDTPAIVTTNADEMSTQMAKLFAAAGQAAPEVKYNFELNPAHPLVKKAAEISDESVFADWVDVLLDQALLAERGTLEDPNLFIRKINELLLK, via the coding sequence ATGAGTATGAAAGGACAGGAAACACGTGGTTTCCAATCAGAAGTTAAACAACTCCTCCAATTAATGATCCACTCTCTTTATTCCAATAAAGAAATCTTCCTGCGTGAGCTTATCTCTAACGCATCTGATGCGGCAGATAAACTGCGTTTTCGTGCACTGTCTAAACCAGAACTATATGAAAATGATGGTGAACTACGTGTACGTATCAGCGCGGACAAAGACAAAGGTACGCTGACTATTAGTGATAATGGGATTGGGATGAGCCGTGACGAAGTGATTGACAACCTTGGGACAATCGCCAAATCAGGTACCAAAGCTTTCCTTGAAACATTAGGCAGTGACCAAGTCAAAGATAGCCAAATGATTGGCCAGTTTGGTGTGGGCTTCTACTCGGCATTTATTGTTGCCGATAAAGTCACTGTACGCAGCCGTGCGGCAGGTGCGCCAGAAAACGAAGGTGTTTTCTGGGAATCAGCGGGTGAGGGTGAATACACCATCGCCGATATTGAAAAAGCAGAGCGTGGTACTGAAATCACGTTACATCTGCGCGATGACGAAAAAGAATTCCTTGATAACTGGCGTTTACGTTCAGTGATCAGCAAATATTCAGATCATATTGCTCTGCCTGTTGAAATCGAAAACAAAAACGAAGAAGACGGTACGGTTACTTGGGAAAAAATTAACCAAGCAAAAGCGCTGTGGACACGCAGTAAATCTGAAATTTCAGACGAAGAATATGTTGAATTCTATAAGCATATTTCCCACGATTATGCAGACCCATTAACATGGACCCATAACCGTGTAGAAGGTAAGCAAGAATATACTAGCTTGTTGTATGTGCCTTCCAAAGCGCCTTTTGATTTATGGAATCGTGACCAACAACACGGCTTAAAACTGTATGTTCAGCGTGTATTTATTATGGATGATGCAGAGCAGTTTATGCCAAATTACCTGCGTTTCGTCCGTGGTGTATTGGATTCGAATGATTTACCGTTGAACGTGTCTCGTGAAATTTTACAAGACAGCGCCCTGACTCGCAGCTTACGTAGCGCGTTAACGAAACGTGTTCTGCAAATGTTGGAAAAACTGGCAAAATCAGATGCGGAAAAATACCAAACTTTCTGGCAGCAATTTGGTCTCGTCATGAAAGAAGGCCCCGCAGAAGATATGGCGAACAGCGAAACTATCGCGAAACTTCTGCGCTTTGCGACAACACATACCGATAGCAACTTACAAAACGTGTCGTTAGAAGAGTATGTGAGCCGTATGGTTGAAGGTCAGGATAAAATTTATTATATCACCGCAGATAGCTATGCGGCGGCGAAAGGTAGCCCTCACCTAGAATTGTTCCGCAAAAAAGGGATCGAAGTGCTTCTGTTATCTGACCGTATCGATGAATGGATGATGAACTATCTGTCTGAGTTTGATGGCAAACAGTTCCAATCCGTCAGTAAAGCGGATGAATCATTGGATAAATTAGCCGATGAAAACAAAGCAGAGCAAGAAGAAGCAGATAAACAACTTGAGCCGTTTGTTGAACGCGTGAAAACATTCTTGGGTGAGCGCGTTAAAGAGGTGAAATTAACTCATCGCTTAACGGATACGCCTGCGATTGTGACCACCAATGCCGATGAGATGAGCACGCAAATGGCAAAATTATTTGCCGCAGCAGGCCAAGCCGCGCCAGAGGTGAAATATAATTTTGAGCTCAACCCTGCACATCCATTGGTGAAAAAAGCCGCTGAGATCTCAGATGAATCTGTATTTGCGGATTGGGTGGATGTCTTGTTGGATCAAGCTTTACTGGCAGAACGCGGTACATTAGAAGATCCAAACCTATTTATACGAAAAATCAATGAATTACTTTTAAAGTAA